Part of the Aurantiacibacter aquimixticola genome, CGAAGCGGGATCGGTCCGCCGGAATTTCGTTCTCGCGGATCCACTTGCCGTTGACATAGGCGTTGAAATTGTCGCCCGGATCCACCTCGGTGTCGATGGCGTCGAGCCCGACGCCCCACGTACCGAAGTTCATTTCCGGCAGTTCGTTCGTGTCGTCCTGCGCCATGGCGGGCGCGGCAAGCATCAGCCCGACGGCGGATACGGTAGTCGTAAGCATTGTGCGGATCATGCGATCTGTCCCCAAAACAAGTTGTGCGTTGAATTTTCTGGCTTCGGCCCGGCTGCTGCCTTGGTCGCGAAGAGCGTGCAGGCGCGCCGGTTTCTGTCGTTACCTTATCGATTAAGCGTCGATTCTACTCGGCGCAAGCTTTACACGGCCTGACGCGGGCGCGCCTTCAGGCGACGGCGGCTTCGTCGAATTGCAACGAGGCGAGCCGGGCGTAGAGACCGCCCGCACCAGTCAGAGTGGCATGATCGCCCTGCTCGACAATGCGGCCATCCTCCATCACGACGATCCGATCCGCGGCCCGGACCGTGGCAAGGCGGTGGGCGATGACGAGCGTGGTGCGATCCGCCATCAGCTTTTCCAGCGCATCCTGCACCAGCCGCTCGCTTTCGGCATCGAGCGCGCTCGTGGCTTCGTCCAGCAGCAGGATCGGCGCATCGCGCAGCAAGGCGCGGGCGATGGCAAGGCGCTGGCGCTGTCCACCGGAAAGGCGCGCGCCCCCTTCGCCCAGGAAGGTCTCGAGCCCGTCCGGCAAGGCGCGCAGGAAGTCCTCCGCATTGGCCGCGCGTGCCGCACCCCAGATCGCATCCTCCGTCGCGTCCCACGCGCCGTAACGCAAATTGTCGCGCGCGCTGGCAGCAAACAGGATCCCTTCCTGCGGCACGATCGCCATGCGGCGGCGAATATCCGCGGGATCGGCCTCGGTCAGCTTGACGCCGTCGAGCTTGATGGTGCCGTGCTGGGGATCGTAGAACCGCTCCGACAGCTGGAAGATCGTCGATTTGCCGGCACCCGATGGGCCGACGATTGCGACCGTTTCCCCCGGCTCCACCGTCAGCGTGAAGTCGCGGATCGCGCACTCATCTGGGCGTGTGGGGTAGCAGAAAGTGACATTGTCGAAGGCGAGCGCGCCGCGCGGCGGCTCCGGCAGCGATTGCGGGCGGGCGGGTGCAAAGATCTCCGGCTCGGCGTCGAGCAATTCGCGCAGGCGACTGGCCGCACCAGAACCACGCAGCAGGTCACCGAACACCTCTGTGAGCGCCCCGGCAGACCCGGCGACTACCATACTGGCAAAAACGAATGCCGTTATTGTGCCACCCGTGAGCTCGCCCGTCGTTACCAGAATTGCACCACGCCACAGCAGGAGAGTGATCGCTCCCATAATCAGCGTCATCAGGATTGCCGTCATCAAAGCGCGAATGATTATGCGGCGACGCGCTACATCGAAGGTTTTTTCCACTGCGGCGCCGAAGCGCGAACCTTCGCGTCGCTCCTGATTGAAACCCTGCACGATCTTCATCGCGGACAGTGTCTCCGTTACCATTGCGCCAACATCGGCCACTCGATCCTGACTCGTTCGGCTGATATCCCGTAGCTTGCGCCCGAATATAGCGATTGGCGCGACCACCAAGGGTATTCCTGCCACCAGCCAAACAGCCAATTGCGGAGCGAGCCAGAAGAGGGCACCGGTGCCAAGCACAGCTGTAATGACGTTACGCAAAGCAACGGAGATGGTCGTCCCTACCACCATCTCGATGATAGCCGTATCGGCGACCATGCGGCTTGAAATCTCTTTGGGGCTGTTCCCTTCGAAAAATCCCGGAGATAGGCGCAACAGGTTATCGTAAACCTTTGTGCGGATGTCTGCGACCACCCGCTCGCCCACCCAACTTACGAAATAGAAGCGTACCGCCGTCGTCGCGCCGAAGATGACAACCAGCCACAGCAGATAGCTGAACCAGCGGTCGATATCGCCATCGCCGGTGAACCCGCGATCCACGATCAACCGGATCGCATTCGGCAACGCTAGCGAGAATATCGTTGCGGAGATCAAAAGAGCGGCCAACGCGATACCGACCTGAACGGGATACTTCTTCGCTTCGCGCCATATCATCCGCAAAGGGCCCAGCGTCTTGGCGGGCTTGGCGTCGTCGATGGGGTGCTGGGTGGCCATTTGCGCCCGGCCCTAGACCAAAGCGGAGCGCTCTTGAAGCGACTCTTCGTCCACATGGACAGAACCCGTTCGCCTCATGCCGCGTTGCAACATGAAACGAATCCATGCATGCTCCGTCGCCGACGCTTCCCGGCAGACGGAAGTGCGGGTTCGCAGCGGCCGCCACGGCCACCCACAGGGGACAATCTTGCTCTATTCCGCTTACGAAATGCAGAAGGCCTGGCTGAGCTCGGCCAGCAACATGGCCGCGGTCGGTGCGCGCCTGCTCGACAATCCGGCCCTGCCCATGGGCTATTTCGGCATGGGGCCGATGGCGGCGAGCGCGCTGAAACTGTTCGCGCATCTCTATGAGGAGCGGGGCAAGCCCGATTTCGATCTCCAGCCGGTGCAGAAAGACGGGAAGGCGTTCTCGGTCAACGAAGCGGTCGTCTTCGAAAAGCCGTTCGGAAACCTGCGACGCTTCGTGCGCGACGATTTGCCGGATGATGCGCCCAAGCTGCTGATCGTAGCGCCAATGAGCGGGCACTATGCCACGCTCCTGCGCGGCACGGTGCAGCGCATGGTCGAAAACCAGCAGGTGTGGATCACCGATTGGGCGGACGCCCGCATGGTGCCGACCGATGCCGGACGTTTCGATCTCGACGATTACATCGATTACCTTATCGAGTTCCTGCAGTTCATCGGGCCGGACACCCATGTGCTCGCCGTATGCCAGCCCTCCGTTCCTGCTTTCGCGGCGACGGCGGTGATGGCCGCGGAGGGCGATCCCTGCCGACCCAAGACGCTGACGATGATGGGCGGCCCGATCGACACCCGCGCCAGCCCGACCAGTGTGAACGATCTGGCCATGGAAAAGCCGCTCAGCTGGTTCGAGAACAACGTCATCGCAACCGTGCCGTTCAATTACCCGGGCACCGGTCGAAAGGTTTATCCCGGTTTTCTGCAGCTTGCCGGCTTCATCAGCATGAATCTCGCCGATCACATGATGAGCCATTACGAAATGTTCAAACACATGACGCTGGGCGATCAGGACAGCGCCGATCGCACCAAGCTGTTCTACGATGAATATCTCTCGGTCTGCGACATGACGGCGGAATTCTACCTGCAGACGATCGAGCATGTGTTTCAGGAGCACTCGCTGCCGAAGGGCGAATTCGTGCATCGCGGCAAAGCCATCGATCCCGATGCTATTCGCGATACCGCGCTCCTCGCAATCGAGGGTGAGCTCGACGATATTTCGGGCATCGGCCAGACGCGCGCGGCACTCGACTTGGCCGAGCATCTGCCGATGGCGAAAAAGAAATATCACCTTGCGCGCGATTGCGGGCATTACGGCATTTTCAACGGCAGCAAATGGCGCGACCGGATCGCGCCAGTGGTCGAGGAATGGATGCGGAGCGCCTAGGTCTCGATCTCTCGCCGACCGAACACTTTGCGCAGCAATCTGCGCAGCGCGAGGGTCAGTCCGATGGCAATAGCCGTGAGAACGACCGCCACGCCCACTGCCGCCCACGGATATTCATACACGAACCAAAGCAGCCCGACGGTCGCCACATCTTCCGCGGTGGACATGGCGACATTGCTTACCGGTTCGGGTGAGGTGTTGATCGCGGCCCGCGCACCCGCCTTGCCGCCATGCGCCAGGAGGGCGCCGCCACCGCCCGCAAGAAATGCGATGACCTGCAGCGCCGGATCGCCCGGATCGACGATCGCCAGCGCCAGAAGCGCGCCACCTATCGGGCGCACCAGCGTATGGGCCGTGTCCCACGCGCTGTCCAACCACGGCACCTTGTCGGCGAAGAATTCCGCCGCAGCGCCCAGCCCGGCAATGCCGAGCACCCACGGATTGGCCAGAACCTGCAGCGACTCCAGATGATCGGGCAGGGGAACGATACCGCTGCGCATCGCCAGCCCTGTCCCCAGCACGACAAGGTAGAGCCGCCATCCCGCCAGCAGGCTGGCGCTGGCGGCGATGCCGAGAATTTCGACGATGCCGAGACTTGCGGGCGCATCCATGGCGGTGAGTATCGGCCCAGCCTGCGCGAATGTCGAGAGGCGCTCAGCCCGCTACCGGCTGGCGCGAGGCGGCGAGCTTTTCGGCGACAGGGGACGGGGCGAAGCCATGGCGATCCTGCTTCCACTGACTCCACAGCGCGCATTGCATCGCGATCAGCAGGAAGATGAAGGATTGGTACGCGATGCCGACAAAGGCCGCGCCGACGAGGAAGATGACCTGCGCATGCTGCAGCGTCGTGGCGAGATCGAACATCCATTCGTCGCGATCCGCCTGCCCCGGACGCTCACGTCGGCGGATGCGCTCCATCTGCCACAGGCCGAGCCCATGCAGCGCCAGCCATAGGCCGAGGCCGATCCAGCCCTGCTCTCCCAGCATCTCGAAATAGGAAGAGTGGTAGGCGCGCGCTTCATCGGTCACTTCCTGATAAGTGATGCGCCGATTGTTTCCGTCGCCCTCGATCTGCGGCATCTCGTAGGTGAAGCTGTTCTCGCGATAAGCATCGAACCCGCCGCCTGCCGGATTGGCGAGCGCGTAATGGTAGGTCCATTTCCATACTTCGAGCCGCGTCGATGCGCTTTCATCGGAGCGGAAGCCGGTGATGGTGCTCATGCGCTCTGTATATTCGGCGGGCAGGAACGGGATGGAGGCGACCAGCGCACCGCCCGCGAGTCCAGCGAACATGAAGCGGTGCCGCACCTGCCTCAGCATCAGAACGCCCAGCACGCCGATGCAGACCAGGCCCGTCCGCGCGCCCGTTCCGACCGGGATAAGCAGGCAGGCGAAAATGGTGGCAAGAGCGAAGATCCACACCGCGCGGCCCGGCGCGAAGATCGTGCCGCGCTTCGCCAGAAACAGGATGAGGGGAATGGTGGCGATGGCGGCAGTCGAAATGATCGATCCTTCGTAGATCCCCGAATTCTCATCGACCAGCAGCGTAAGCGTGCCGTAACCGCCGCCGCCGAAAGCGGTCTTGATCCCGCCATTGATGGCGATGGCGGCAATGGAAAGGGCGAAGATGAGCACGGCGCTTTCGAGACGCAGCCGCGTGCGCAGCGTAAGCGGCAGGAAAGCGCCGAAGAACATGCTCTTCCACACCCAGCTCCACTTTTCCCATGCACTATCCTGAAAGACTGCGCCGAGCGTCGTGTACCCGCACCACGCCAGCAGGGCCACGATCAGCGCCTGTCGCAGGGTGAACCGACTGCCTTCCTTGCTGTCGAGCAACACGTAACCCGCAAAAGCGGCGATGAATGTCACCAGCGACAGCGAAAGCGAACGAATGACGCCCCAGCCGATCAGCTGCGGGGACACGATATCGACATAGATGTAGAGCAGCACCCATAGGAAAGGCCGCTTGAACCCCATCGCGATGACGGCGGCGACGAAAGCTAGGAGGACGAGATCACGCATCGCGGCGCTCGCCCGGCTCGTTCTTCAACCAGGGCCGCTTCGTCTTCGCGGCATCGGGATCGCCGGAATCGAGATCGTCGCGAAAGAGCAACCGCCAGCACGCGGCCAAGATCAGGCCGTGCGTGAGAGCGATGGTGAAAATGTCGATCACGAGCGATGCGTCCGGTCAGCTGCGGGAATATGCGCGTTACCCGCAAGCTCTTGACGCGCCGTTAAGCACAATCTGGCAAAGCGCGATGCGATGACCCGGATCCTGCACATCCTCGATCACTCGCTGCCCATGCATAGCGGCTACACCTTCCGCACCCGTGCGATCATGTCCGCGCAGGCGCGCATGGGGCTGGACGTGCGCGGGCTCACGGGACTGCGTCACACGGCGGATGGACCGAACATGGAGCAGGTGGACGGGCTTACCTTTCATCGCACGGCGGGTGAGGCAAGCGGCCCGCCCGGGCTTCGCGAATGGCGCGAAATCGGCGCGCTTGCCGATGCGATCGCTACGCTTGCACGCGAGTGGCGGCCCGATGTGCTGCACGCGCATTCGCCGGCGCTGGGCGGGCTCGCCGCCTCTCGAGCGGGCAAGCGGCTGGGCATTCCGGTCGTCTATGAAATCCGCGCGTTCTGGGAGGATGCTGCCGTCGGCAATCTCGCATCGCGCGAAGGGTCGCTCAAATATCGGCTGACACGCCGGCTCGAGAACATGGCGGTGGCCGGGGCCGACGCCGTCTTCACCATCTGTAAAGGGCTCAAGAGCGATCTCGTTGCGCGCGGTGTCGCGGCTGGAAAGATCGGCATCATGCCGAATGGTGTCGATCTCACTCTGTTCGGAGACCCTGCAGCACCCGACCCCGAACTCGCCGCACAGCTCGGCCTCGGGAATGGACCGGTGATCGGCTTTATCGGCAGTTTCTACGATTACGAAGGGCTGGACGATCTGATCGACGCCATGCCGCTGCTGGTGCAGCGCCATCCAGATGCGCGGCTGCTGCTGGTCGGTGGCGGCCCGATGGAGGACATGTTGCGTATGCAGGCGGCCACTTCTCCGGCTTGCGATGCCATCATATTCACCGGGCGCGTGCCGCATGACGAGGTCGAGAAATATTACGCGCTGATGGATGTGATGGCCTATCCCCGCAAACGCAGCCGGCTGACCGATCTCGTCACACCGCTCAAGCCATTGGAGGCGATGGCGCAGATGAAGCTGGTGGCGGCGAGCGATGTGGGCGGGCACCGCGAGCTGATGTCGCATGACGACACCGGCACGCTCTTCGCGCCCGACGATCCCGCCGCCTGCGCCGCGGCGCTCGCCGATCTGCTGGACGCGCGCGGCGATTGGCCCGCCATGCGGGAGCGCGCGCTGACCCATGTGCGCATGCGGCACGACTGGGATGCCAATGTGCGCAATTATCTGCCTGTTTACCAAGCGCTGATAGGCGAAGGCGTGAACGGACGGGATCTTACCGCCGCGTAGCAACACGCAAGGATCAGGGCAGAGCATGTTCAGCTCCGAATATGAAAACATGAATACGGCCCGCAAACCGCCGGTCAGCGCGCATCCTGCATTCCCCGCGGTCGTCGCGCTGTGGTTTGCCGCACTGTTCGGTGTCGGCATGATGATCGTTCCGGCCCATGTCCTCGAAACGCTGGTGGCGCGCACCGGCCTTGCTGCTGCCCTCCCCGCCGCAGCACCGCCGCTCGGCGACACGGCCCGGATCGCGATCGCGTCTGTTGCAGCACTGCTGGGAGCTGTGCTGGGCTACCTTGCGGCGAAGCGCCTTGGCAGAACGAATGCGCGCCCGGTCGAAATCGAGGACGAGGCCGATCCCCTGGGCGAGGAAGTGGCCTTCACGTTTGAAGAATTGCCCTCCGATGAAGAGCCGATGCAACGCCCGCGCCGCCGCGCGCTCGCGCTGACGGAAGACGAGCGCCCTGCCGAAGACCCGCTCGCCCAGAAAGCACCCGTGACAGAGCAAGACGAAGTGCCGGTTGGAATCGCCCCGCATATCGACTTGCCGGACACGCAACCCAGCGAAACGATCGCGGAAGAAGCGCCGGGCATTGAAAACGAAACCGCCGTAACGATCGATCCGGTAGAAGTCGACGATCAAGTGCCGGTGCCAGAGAAAGAGGAAGCCGCCGACGAACCGGAGAATATCGTCGAAGGCACCGCGGCTCCACCGCCCTCCTTTCCGCCGTCACTGACTTGCGAATCTGCACAGGACAACGATGAAGCGGCACCCGCCTCCGATCCAGCCCCCAATCGCGAAGAGTCGGCATCGGCGAAGCAGCCCGGCCTGGTTCAGCTCGTCCAGAAGCTGGAAGCCACCCTCGAGCGGCACCGCAACTGGCGCGCGGAACGTGAAGCCGCCGGAGACCCGGTGCCACCGCCTGCGGCCCTGCCGGTCGCAATGCCTGCTGCTACAGCCATCGGCGCGGATTACGGCCCCGCCACCGTTCAGACCGCGATTGCGGCCACTGCGACCTATCTCGGCATGGACGTAGCGCCCATCGAGAACGGCACGCCGCCGCGTGAGGTGAAAGTTCCTACGTCGGAACAGCCCTTCGCGGCCTTTGCGGCGGTCGAGACCGGCAGTCTGCTTGCGGCCGACGATATCGGCGACGATGACGCTCTGGCCGAACTCAACGCGTCGCTGGCTCTGCCACGCGTCCAAGAGGCGGATGAGGCCATTGAGCACTCGGACCCAGTCGCCGACGATGAGGCGAATGAGGATGCGCCGACTCCGCCCACGCCGCTGCGCCGGGCCTCGAACGACGATCATGACCGCGCCTTGCGCGATGCCATCATGAACTTGCAACGCATGGGGAAGTAGGCCGCTTCCGCCACATGCTACGCAGCGCATATTGCGCTGCACCAAAAACTTGCAAAACGTGTTTCCTGTCGCCATGACGGGGTTTCGC contains:
- a CDS encoding DUF4126 domain-containing protein; the protein is MDAPASLGIVEILGIAASASLLAGWRLYLVVLGTGLAMRSGIVPLPDHLESLQVLANPWVLGIAGLGAAAEFFADKVPWLDSAWDTAHTLVRPIGGALLALAIVDPGDPALQVIAFLAGGGGALLAHGGKAGARAAINTSPEPVSNVAMSTAEDVATVGLLWFVYEYPWAAVGVAVVLTAIAIGLTLALRRLLRKVFGRREIET
- a CDS encoding putative O-glycosylation ligase, exosortase A system-associated, which encodes MRDLVLLAFVAAVIAMGFKRPFLWVLLYIYVDIVSPQLIGWGVIRSLSLSLVTFIAAFAGYVLLDSKEGSRFTLRQALIVALLAWCGYTTLGAVFQDSAWEKWSWVWKSMFFGAFLPLTLRTRLRLESAVLIFALSIAAIAINGGIKTAFGGGGYGTLTLLVDENSGIYEGSIISTAAIATIPLILFLAKRGTIFAPGRAVWIFALATIFACLLIPVGTGARTGLVCIGVLGVLMLRQVRHRFMFAGLAGGALVASIPFLPAEYTERMSTITGFRSDESASTRLEVWKWTYHYALANPAGGGFDAYRENSFTYEMPQIEGDGNNRRITYQEVTDEARAYHSSYFEMLGEQGWIGLGLWLALHGLGLWQMERIRRRERPGQADRDEWMFDLATTLQHAQVIFLVGAAFVGIAYQSFIFLLIAMQCALWSQWKQDRHGFAPSPVAEKLAASRQPVAG
- a CDS encoding TIGR04063 family PEP-CTERM/XrtA system glycosyltransferase produces the protein MTRILHILDHSLPMHSGYTFRTRAIMSAQARMGLDVRGLTGLRHTADGPNMEQVDGLTFHRTAGEASGPPGLREWREIGALADAIATLAREWRPDVLHAHSPALGGLAASRAGKRLGIPVVYEIRAFWEDAAVGNLASREGSLKYRLTRRLENMAVAGADAVFTICKGLKSDLVARGVAAGKIGIMPNGVDLTLFGDPAAPDPELAAQLGLGNGPVIGFIGSFYDYEGLDDLIDAMPLLVQRHPDARLLLVGGGPMEDMLRMQAATSPACDAIIFTGRVPHDEVEKYYALMDVMAYPRKRSRLTDLVTPLKPLEAMAQMKLVAASDVGGHRELMSHDDTGTLFAPDDPAACAAALADLLDARGDWPAMRERALTHVRMRHDWDANVRNYLPVYQALIGEGVNGRDLTAA
- a CDS encoding polyhydroxyalkanoate depolymerase — its product is MLYSAYEMQKAWLSSASNMAAVGARLLDNPALPMGYFGMGPMAASALKLFAHLYEERGKPDFDLQPVQKDGKAFSVNEAVVFEKPFGNLRRFVRDDLPDDAPKLLIVAPMSGHYATLLRGTVQRMVENQQVWITDWADARMVPTDAGRFDLDDYIDYLIEFLQFIGPDTHVLAVCQPSVPAFAATAVMAAEGDPCRPKTLTMMGGPIDTRASPTSVNDLAMEKPLSWFENNVIATVPFNYPGTGRKVYPGFLQLAGFISMNLADHMMSHYEMFKHMTLGDQDSADRTKLFYDEYLSVCDMTAEFYLQTIEHVFQEHSLPKGEFVHRGKAIDPDAIRDTALLAIEGELDDISGIGQTRAALDLAEHLPMAKKKYHLARDCGHYGIFNGSKWRDRIAPVVEEWMRSA
- a CDS encoding ABC transporter transmembrane domain-containing protein; translation: MATQHPIDDAKPAKTLGPLRMIWREAKKYPVQVGIALAALLISATIFSLALPNAIRLIVDRGFTGDGDIDRWFSYLLWLVVIFGATTAVRFYFVSWVGERVVADIRTKVYDNLLRLSPGFFEGNSPKEISSRMVADTAIIEMVVGTTISVALRNVITAVLGTGALFWLAPQLAVWLVAGIPLVVAPIAIFGRKLRDISRTSQDRVADVGAMVTETLSAMKIVQGFNQERREGSRFGAAVEKTFDVARRRIIIRALMTAILMTLIMGAITLLLWRGAILVTTGELTGGTITAFVFASMVVAGSAGALTEVFGDLLRGSGAASRLRELLDAEPEIFAPARPQSLPEPPRGALAFDNVTFCYPTRPDECAIRDFTLTVEPGETVAIVGPSGAGKSTIFQLSERFYDPQHGTIKLDGVKLTEADPADIRRRMAIVPQEGILFAASARDNLRYGAWDATEDAIWGAARAANAEDFLRALPDGLETFLGEGGARLSGGQRQRLAIARALLRDAPILLLDEATSALDAESERLVQDALEKLMADRTTLVIAHRLATVRAADRIVVMEDGRIVEQGDHATLTGAGGLYARLASLQFDEAAVA